The following are encoded together in the Tripterygium wilfordii isolate XIE 37 chromosome 3, ASM1340144v1, whole genome shotgun sequence genome:
- the LOC119989155 gene encoding superoxide dismutase [Fe] 3, chloroplastic isoform X1, producing the protein MGSLCCNLPLPSSYLLQSDFPQRLKNHVLPGLSKQWRFHRSQRASRVIAFYGLKRPPYKLDALEPYMSQRTLEMHWGEHHRGYLEGLNKHLENNNILYGHTLDELVKVTYNNGNPMPEFNNAAQVWNHDFFWESMQPGGGDMPKLGVLQQIEKDFGSFENFREKFIETALTVFGSGWVWLVLKREERRLEVTKTSNAVNPLVWDDLPIISLDMWEHSYYLDYQNDRGKYVNVFMDHLVSWNSAMARMIRAESFVSLGEPTIPIA; encoded by the exons ATGGGTTCTCTATGTTGTAATCTTCCCCTTCCAAGTTCATATCTTCTGCAATCGGATTTTCCTCAACGACTAAAGAATCACGTACTTCCCGGCCTG AGTAAGCAGTGGAGATTCCATAGGTCGCAGAGAGCTTCAAGAGTTATTGCTTTCTACGGCTTGAAGAGACCTCCATACAAGCTT GATGCTTTAGAACCGTATATGAGCCAAAGGACGCTGGAGATGCATTGGGGAGAACACCATCGTGGTTATTTGGAAGGTTTGAATAAGCATCTCGAGAACAATAACATACTATATGGCCACACTTTGGATGAACTTGTCAAAGTAACCTACAACAATGGAAACCCAATGCCTGAATTCAACAATGCTGCCCAG GTCTGGAATCATGACTTTTTTTGGGAATCCATGCAACCAGGAGGAGGAGACATGCCCAAACTCGGTGTTCTCCAGCAGATCGAGAAAGATTTTGGTTCCTTTGAAAATTTTAGAGAGAAGTTTATTGAAACAGCCCTTACAGTGTTTGGCTCTGGCTGGGTCTGGCTTGTTT tgaagagagaagagagacgGCTTGAGGTTactaaaacatcaaatgctgTTAATCCTCTTGTGTGGGATGACCTA CCCATCATCAGTTTGGATATGTGGGAG CATTCTTATTATCTGGATTACCAG AATGATAGAGGCAAATACGTGAACGTGTTTATGGACCACCTTGTGTCGTGGAATTCGGCAATGGCACGCATGATTCGAGCAGAGTCCTTTGTCAGCTTGGGCGAACCTACCATTCCAATCGCTTAA
- the LOC119989155 gene encoding superoxide dismutase [Fe] 3, chloroplastic isoform X2 has translation MGSLCCNLPLPSSYLLQSDFPQRLKNHVLPGLSKQWRFHRSQRASRVIAFYGLKRPPYKLDALEPYMSQRTLEMHWGEHHRGYLEGLNKHLENNNILYGHTLDELVKVTYNNGNPMPEFNNAAQVWNHDFFWESMQPGGGDMPKLGVLQQIEKDFGSFENFREKFIETALTVFGSGWVWLVLKREERRLEVTKTSNAVNPLVWDDLHSYYLDYQNDRGKYVNVFMDHLVSWNSAMARMIRAESFVSLGEPTIPIA, from the exons ATGGGTTCTCTATGTTGTAATCTTCCCCTTCCAAGTTCATATCTTCTGCAATCGGATTTTCCTCAACGACTAAAGAATCACGTACTTCCCGGCCTG AGTAAGCAGTGGAGATTCCATAGGTCGCAGAGAGCTTCAAGAGTTATTGCTTTCTACGGCTTGAAGAGACCTCCATACAAGCTT GATGCTTTAGAACCGTATATGAGCCAAAGGACGCTGGAGATGCATTGGGGAGAACACCATCGTGGTTATTTGGAAGGTTTGAATAAGCATCTCGAGAACAATAACATACTATATGGCCACACTTTGGATGAACTTGTCAAAGTAACCTACAACAATGGAAACCCAATGCCTGAATTCAACAATGCTGCCCAG GTCTGGAATCATGACTTTTTTTGGGAATCCATGCAACCAGGAGGAGGAGACATGCCCAAACTCGGTGTTCTCCAGCAGATCGAGAAAGATTTTGGTTCCTTTGAAAATTTTAGAGAGAAGTTTATTGAAACAGCCCTTACAGTGTTTGGCTCTGGCTGGGTCTGGCTTGTTT tgaagagagaagagagacgGCTTGAGGTTactaaaacatcaaatgctgTTAATCCTCTTGTGTGGGATGACCTA CATTCTTATTATCTGGATTACCAG AATGATAGAGGCAAATACGTGAACGTGTTTATGGACCACCTTGTGTCGTGGAATTCGGCAATGGCACGCATGATTCGAGCAGAGTCCTTTGTCAGCTTGGGCGAACCTACCATTCCAATCGCTTAA
- the LOC119988784 gene encoding probable prefoldin subunit 5 → MASPSRGGITQVAARSEMEKMSLDQLKALKEQVDLEVNLLQDSLNNIRTAITRLDIASSALNDLSLRLKGKKMLVPLTASLYVPGTLEDDEKVLVDIGTGYFVEKTMAEGKDYCSRKIHLLKSNFDQLLELASKKKGVADEAGAILQAKLKQLTPST, encoded by the exons ATGGCGTCGCCGTCGAGAGGAGGGATTACTCAGGTCGCGGCACGATCGGAGATGGAGAAGATGAGCTTGGATCAACTGAAAGCACTCAAAGAGCAGGTTGATCTGGAAGTGAATCTCCTCCAAGACAGTCTCAACAACATTCGTACGGCTATCACTCGCCTCGACATCGCCTCCTCCGCCCTCAACGATCTATCGCTCCGCCTTAAAG GGAAGAAAATGCTTGTGCCTCTCACTGCCTCGCTCTATGTACCGGGAACACTTGAGGACGACGAGAAAGTCCTGGTTGATATCGGCACTGGTTACTTCGTTGAG AAAACCATGGCCGAGGGCAAGGATTATTGTTCGCGTAAGATTCACTTGCTTAAGTCTAATTTTGACCAACTTCTTGAG CTTGCATCGAAAAAGAAGGGCGTTGCTGATGAAGCTGGCGCAATCTTGCAGGCCAAATTGAAGCAGTTAACACCGTCAACATAG
- the LOC119987887 gene encoding cytochrome b5 domain-containing protein RLF-like isoform X2, which yields MMDDDNDFTFCQVGPPVNPDGVEENKLVSDIGSITISNEFSNGTSVDQKGSSLWNGEFSNNATAKKEATVGSLTFNVIDSSSPAKSSGISGKVSSRDAETSVKDLQEQKTSSRKATPRAKVPFEKGYSQMDWLKLTRTHPDLAGLKGQSNKRLIFMNEVRQHKTEGSMWTVLKGRVYNLSPYMKFHPGVGKDCTSLFNKYHAWVNADFLLEKCLVGTLDDSQ from the exons ATGATGGACGATGACAATGATTTCACCTTTTGTCAG GTTGGTCCCCCTGTCAACCCAGATGGTGTCGAGGAAAATAAACTTGTATCAGATATTGGTAGTATTACTATTAGCAATGAATTCTCAAACGGAACTAGTGTTGATCAGAAGGGAAGTTCCTTGTGGAATGGTGAATTTTCAAATAATGCCACAGCCAAAAAGGAGGCAACTGTTGGTTCTTTGACATTCAATGTTATTGATTCATCATCTCCAGCAAAATCTAGTGGAATTTCAGGAAAAGTATCTTCCAGAGATGCTGAGACATCGGTAAAGGATTTACAAGAGCAAAAAACATCTTCTAGGAAGGCCACACCTCGAGCAAAGGTTCCTTTTGAAAAGGGTTATAGTCAAATGGACTGGCTTAAACTAACTAGAACACATCCTGACCTTGCTG GACTCAAAGGACAGTCAAATAAGAGGCTGATTTTTATGAATGAAGTTAGGCAACACAAAACGGAAGGTTCCATGTGGACTGTTCTTAAAGGCCGTGTCTACAACCTGTCTCCTTATATGAAGTTTCACCCTGGAG TGGGAAAAGACTGCACATCTTTATTCA ATAAGTACCATGCTTGGGTCAATGCCGACTTCTTGCTGGAGAAGTGCCTGGTGGGTACTCTGGACGATAGCCAGTGA
- the LOC119987887 gene encoding cytochrome b5 domain-containing protein RLF-like isoform X3: MMDDDNDFTFCQVGPPVNPDGVEENKLVSDIGSITISNEFSNGTSVDQKGSSLWNGEFSNNATAKKEATVGSLTFNVIDSSSPAKSSGISGKVSSRDAETSVKDLQEQKTSSRKATPRAKVPFEKGYSQMDWLKLTRTHPDLAGLKGQSNKRLIFMNEVRQHKTEGSMWTVLKGRVYNLSPYMKFHPGGIDLLMRAVGKDCTSLFSIL; encoded by the exons ATGATGGACGATGACAATGATTTCACCTTTTGTCAG GTTGGTCCCCCTGTCAACCCAGATGGTGTCGAGGAAAATAAACTTGTATCAGATATTGGTAGTATTACTATTAGCAATGAATTCTCAAACGGAACTAGTGTTGATCAGAAGGGAAGTTCCTTGTGGAATGGTGAATTTTCAAATAATGCCACAGCCAAAAAGGAGGCAACTGTTGGTTCTTTGACATTCAATGTTATTGATTCATCATCTCCAGCAAAATCTAGTGGAATTTCAGGAAAAGTATCTTCCAGAGATGCTGAGACATCGGTAAAGGATTTACAAGAGCAAAAAACATCTTCTAGGAAGGCCACACCTCGAGCAAAGGTTCCTTTTGAAAAGGGTTATAGTCAAATGGACTGGCTTAAACTAACTAGAACACATCCTGACCTTGCTG GACTCAAAGGACAGTCAAATAAGAGGCTGATTTTTATGAATGAAGTTAGGCAACACAAAACGGAAGGTTCCATGTGGACTGTTCTTAAAGGCCGTGTCTACAACCTGTCTCCTTATATGAAGTTTCACCCTGGAG GCATTGATTTGTTGATGAGGGCAGTGGGAAAAGACTGCACATCTTTATTCAGTATCCTTTGA
- the LOC119988768 gene encoding dihydroorotate dehydrogenase (quinone), mitochondrial — protein sequence MAARASRRLFGDLLHRRLNSSRYGGYRHCSSVPDSSPKIPHFSKRGRLLTGATLGLVIGGGAYVSTVDEATFCGWLFSATKLVNPFFALLDAEVAHRLAVSAAAHGWVPKEKRPDAPILGLEVWGRKFSNPLGLAAGFDKNAEAVEGLLGLGFGFVEVGSVTPVPQEGNPKPRIFRLRQEGAIINRCGFNGEGIVAVAKRLGAQHGKRKLDETSSSSSSSSEETKHGGKAGPGILGVNLGKNKTSEDAAADYVQGVHTLSQYADYLVINVSSPNTPGLRMLQGRKQLKDLVKKVQAARDEMQWGEEGPPPLLIKIAPDLSKEDLEDIAAVALALRLDGLIISNSTVQRPDPVNKNPVAAEPGGLSGKPLFGLSTDILKQMYILTRGKIPLIGCGGVSSGDDAYKKVRAGATLIQLYTAFAYGGPALIPQIKSELAECLERDGFKSILEAVGADCR from the exons ATGGCGGCAAGAGCTTCGAGGAGATTATTTGGAGATCTTCTGCACAGAAGGTTAAATTCAAGCCGGTATGGAGGCTATAGGCATTGCTCTTCTGTCCCAGATTCCTCTCCCAAAATACCTCACTTTTCCAAACGA GGTAGGTTGTTGACCGGAGCAACCTTAGGGTTGGTAATAGGTGGAGGAGCTTACGTGAGTACAGTGGATGAAGCAACTTTCTG TGGCTGGCTATTCTCAGCAACGAAGCTAGTAAATCCATTTTTTGCCCTTCTAGATGCTGAGGTTGCTCACAGACTTGCTGTGTCTGCTGCTGCTCATGGTTGGGTTCCAAAGGAAAAGAGACCTGATGCACCAATATTAGGACTTGAAGTTTGGGGAAGGAAGTTCTCCAACCCTTTAGGCCTTGCTGCTGGATTTGATAAAAACGCTGAGGCTGTTGAAGGCTTACTTGGCTTGGGTTTTGGCTTTGTAGAGGTTGGCTCTGTTACTCCTGTTCCACAAGAAGGTAACCCAAAGCCACGAATCTTCAGATTGCGCCAGGAAGG GGCAATAATCAATCGTTGCGGCTTTAATGGTGAAGGCATTGTGGCAGTTGCGAAGAGACTAGGTGCCCAGCATGGGAAGAGGAAGTTAGATGAAACTTCTAGTTCTTCGTCATCCTCTAGTGAGGAAACTAAACATGGAGGCAAAGCTGGCCCAGGCATTCTCGGGGTCAATCTTGGAAAGAATAAGACAAGTGAAGATGCTGCTGCAGATTACGTGCAAGGAGTTCATACATTATCTCAGTATGCTGATTACTTG GTTATTAATGTTTCGTCACCCAATACTCCTGGACTTCGTATGCTTCAGGGAAGAAAACAGTTGAAGGACCTTGTTAAGAAG GTTCAAGCAGCTCGTGATGAAATGCAATGGGGTGAGGAGGGTCCACCTCCACTACTTATAAAAATTGCACCTGACTTGTCTAAGGAAGACCTTGAAGACATTGCAGCA GTGGCTCTTGCTCTTCGCCTGGATGGATTG AtcatatcaaattcaactgttcaaagaCCAGATCCAGTTAATAAAAACCCAGTTGCTGCAGAACCTGGTGGCTTAAGTGGGAAACCTCTCTTTGGCCTGTCCACGGACATCTTGAAGCAGATGTATATTTTGACAAGG GGCAAGATTCCTTTGATCGGTTGTGGGGGTGTCAGCAG TGGCGACGATGCATACAAAAAAGTACGAGCTGGAGCAACTCTTATTCAACTTTATACAGCATTTGCCTATGGTGGACCTGCCCTGATCCCTCAGATAAAG TCTGAACTTGCGGAGTGCTTAGAAAGAGATGGTTTCAAGTCCATTCTTGAAGCTGTTGGTGCTGATTGCAGATAA
- the LOC119988777 gene encoding transcription factor TCP7-like, whose protein sequence is MSTIEGATNGVSNGAIIDQQRQQPQENGALVVKKPPSKDRHSKVDGRGRRIRMPIICAARVFQLTRELGHKSDGQTIEWLLRQAEPSIIAATGTGITPASFSTVSVSVRGGNSTSLTSTTSSNLSSLDHKPLLGPPFILGKRVRTDDDNGKDDGGGMTMGPTMGSLAGQTTAVPAGGFWALQPRADFWGFAAGPPEMVSQQQTLFMQQQQAAVAAAMGEASAARVGNYLPGHLNLLASLSGGPGSSDRREDDPR, encoded by the coding sequence ATGTCAACTATAGAGGGAGCCACTAATGGAGTATCAAATGGCGCCATAATTGACCAGCAGAGGCAGCAGCCGCAGGAGAACGGCGCTCTAGTAGTGAAGAAACCGCCGTCTAAGGACCGGCACAGCAAGGTAGACGGTCGTGGACGGAGAATTCGGATGCCGATTATTTGTGCGGCCCGCGTGTTTCAGCTCACACGCGAGCTAGGTCACAAGTCCGATGGTCAGACCATCGAGTGGCTGCTCCGCCAGGCTGAGCCCTCAATCATCGCGGCCACTGGAACTGGTATTACTCCGGCTAGTTTCTCCACGGTTTCTGTCTCTGTTCGAGGGGGAAACTCTACCTCCTTGACTTCCACCACTTCGTCCAATCTTTCGTCCCTTGATCACAAGCCCTTGCTTGGTCCACCGTTTATACTCGGCAAGCGAGTTAGGACCGACGATGATAACGGCAAGGATGATGGGGGTGGTATGACGATGGGGCCCACCATGGGTTCGCTAGCGGGACAAACGACTGCTGTGCCGGCAGGAGGTTTTTGGGCGTTGCAGCCACGGGCGGACTTTTGGGGCTTTGCTGCTGGACCGCCGGAGATGGTGTCTCAACAGCAGACCCTATTTATGCAGCAACAGCAGGCTGCGGTTGCGGCTGCCATGGGGGAGGCATCGGCAGCGAGGGTCGGAAATTACCTTCCGGGACATCTCAATTTATTGGCTTCGTTGTCAGGTGGACCGGGTAGTTCAGATCGGAGAGAGGATGATCCGCGTTGA
- the LOC119987887 gene encoding cytochrome b5 domain-containing protein RLF-like isoform X4 — protein MMDDDNDFTFCQVGPPVNPDGVEENKLVSDIGSITISNEFSNGTSVDQKGSSLWNGEFSNNATAKKEATVGSLTFNVIDSSSPAKSSGISGKVSSRDAETSVKDLQEQKTSSRKATPRAKVPFEKGYSQMDWLKLTRTHPDLAGLKGQSNKRLIFMNEVRQHKTEGSMWTVLKGRVYNLSPYMKFHPGVGKDCTSLFSIL, from the exons ATGATGGACGATGACAATGATTTCACCTTTTGTCAG GTTGGTCCCCCTGTCAACCCAGATGGTGTCGAGGAAAATAAACTTGTATCAGATATTGGTAGTATTACTATTAGCAATGAATTCTCAAACGGAACTAGTGTTGATCAGAAGGGAAGTTCCTTGTGGAATGGTGAATTTTCAAATAATGCCACAGCCAAAAAGGAGGCAACTGTTGGTTCTTTGACATTCAATGTTATTGATTCATCATCTCCAGCAAAATCTAGTGGAATTTCAGGAAAAGTATCTTCCAGAGATGCTGAGACATCGGTAAAGGATTTACAAGAGCAAAAAACATCTTCTAGGAAGGCCACACCTCGAGCAAAGGTTCCTTTTGAAAAGGGTTATAGTCAAATGGACTGGCTTAAACTAACTAGAACACATCCTGACCTTGCTG GACTCAAAGGACAGTCAAATAAGAGGCTGATTTTTATGAATGAAGTTAGGCAACACAAAACGGAAGGTTCCATGTGGACTGTTCTTAAAGGCCGTGTCTACAACCTGTCTCCTTATATGAAGTTTCACCCTGGAG TGGGAAAAGACTGCACATCTTTATTCAGTATCCTTTGA
- the LOC119987887 gene encoding cytochrome b5 domain-containing protein RLF-like isoform X1, translating to MMDDDNDFTFCQVGPPVNPDGVEENKLVSDIGSITISNEFSNGTSVDQKGSSLWNGEFSNNATAKKEATVGSLTFNVIDSSSPAKSSGISGKVSSRDAETSVKDLQEQKTSSRKATPRAKVPFEKGYSQMDWLKLTRTHPDLAGLKGQSNKRLIFMNEVRQHKTEGSMWTVLKGRVYNLSPYMKFHPGGIDLLMRAVGKDCTSLFNKYHAWVNADFLLEKCLVGTLDDSQ from the exons ATGATGGACGATGACAATGATTTCACCTTTTGTCAG GTTGGTCCCCCTGTCAACCCAGATGGTGTCGAGGAAAATAAACTTGTATCAGATATTGGTAGTATTACTATTAGCAATGAATTCTCAAACGGAACTAGTGTTGATCAGAAGGGAAGTTCCTTGTGGAATGGTGAATTTTCAAATAATGCCACAGCCAAAAAGGAGGCAACTGTTGGTTCTTTGACATTCAATGTTATTGATTCATCATCTCCAGCAAAATCTAGTGGAATTTCAGGAAAAGTATCTTCCAGAGATGCTGAGACATCGGTAAAGGATTTACAAGAGCAAAAAACATCTTCTAGGAAGGCCACACCTCGAGCAAAGGTTCCTTTTGAAAAGGGTTATAGTCAAATGGACTGGCTTAAACTAACTAGAACACATCCTGACCTTGCTG GACTCAAAGGACAGTCAAATAAGAGGCTGATTTTTATGAATGAAGTTAGGCAACACAAAACGGAAGGTTCCATGTGGACTGTTCTTAAAGGCCGTGTCTACAACCTGTCTCCTTATATGAAGTTTCACCCTGGAG GCATTGATTTGTTGATGAGGGCAGTGGGAAAAGACTGCACATCTTTATTCA ATAAGTACCATGCTTGGGTCAATGCCGACTTCTTGCTGGAGAAGTGCCTGGTGGGTACTCTGGACGATAGCCAGTGA